A DNA window from Streptomyces sp. 71268 contains the following coding sequences:
- a CDS encoding glycosyltransferase: MRVLVVHNRYASAQPSGENRVVDQEVGLLRAAGHRVELFERRSDDIADRSLLGKATIPLLVPWNPAIRAELAAHLRATRPDVVHVHNVFPLLSPAVLAACADAGVPAVATLHNYTQVCPPGTLRREGRLCTDCVGTTAALPAVRHGCYRNSRLATVPLAVSLAVNRRRWWSGVRRFLCISAAQREVLVRSGMPPERLAVKHNFVPDPTARREGAGEHLLFLGRLAEAKGVRLLMAAWDEVAAGGGVGVPLVLAGTGPLEAEVSAWAEGRDDVRYVGLYDQDQCQRAIARSVAVLAPSLSLETFGLVVVEAMAAGVPPIAAGHGAFVELVEDGVTGLLHEPGDAASLAACVRRITADPARNQELGRAARLRYEQGFSPAVGLRRLEEEYRSAIAEWSGGGVGPPPVANDSTGSRRERPREQGWGQ, translated from the coding sequence ATGCGCGTCCTCGTGGTGCACAACCGCTACGCGTCGGCGCAGCCGAGCGGCGAGAACAGGGTCGTCGACCAGGAGGTGGGGCTGCTGCGCGCGGCCGGCCACCGGGTCGAGCTGTTCGAGCGGCGCAGCGACGACATCGCCGACCGCTCGCTGCTCGGCAAGGCCACCATCCCGCTCCTGGTGCCGTGGAACCCGGCCATACGCGCGGAGTTGGCGGCCCACCTACGCGCCACGCGCCCCGACGTGGTGCACGTGCACAACGTCTTCCCGCTGCTGTCGCCCGCGGTCCTCGCCGCCTGCGCCGACGCGGGCGTGCCCGCCGTCGCGACGCTGCACAACTACACCCAGGTCTGCCCGCCCGGCACGCTGCGGCGGGAGGGCCGGCTGTGCACCGACTGCGTCGGCACCACGGCGGCGCTGCCGGCCGTCCGGCACGGCTGCTACCGGAACTCCCGGCTGGCGACGGTGCCGCTGGCGGTGAGCCTGGCGGTCAACCGGCGGCGCTGGTGGTCGGGCGTGCGGCGGTTCCTGTGCATCTCGGCGGCGCAGCGCGAGGTCCTGGTGCGGTCCGGCATGCCGCCCGAGCGGCTGGCGGTCAAGCACAACTTCGTCCCCGACCCCACCGCCCGCCGGGAGGGCGCCGGCGAGCACCTGCTCTTTCTGGGCCGGCTCGCCGAGGCCAAGGGGGTGCGGCTGCTCATGGCCGCGTGGGACGAGGTCGCGGCGGGCGGCGGGGTCGGCGTGCCACTGGTGCTCGCCGGCACCGGGCCGCTGGAGGCGGAGGTGAGCGCGTGGGCCGAGGGCCGGGACGACGTGCGCTACGTCGGCCTGTACGACCAGGACCAGTGCCAGCGGGCCATCGCCCGGTCGGTCGCCGTGCTGGCCCCCTCGCTGTCCCTGGAGACGTTCGGCCTGGTGGTGGTGGAGGCGATGGCGGCCGGTGTGCCGCCGATCGCCGCCGGCCACGGCGCCTTCGTCGAACTCGTCGAGGACGGGGTGACCGGGCTGCTGCACGAGCCGGGCGACGCCGCGTCGCTCGCGGCCTGCGTGCGCCGGATCACGGCCGATCCGGCCCGTAACCAGGAGCTGGGCCGGGCGGCCCGGCTCCGCTACGAACAGGGCTTCAGCCCGGCCGTCGGGCTGCGGCGCCTGGAGGAGGAGTACCGCTCCGCGATCGCGGAGTGGTCCGGCGGCGGGGTCGGCCCGCCGCCGGTGGCGAACGACAGCACTGGCTCGCGGCGGGAGCGCCCGCGCGAGCAGGGATGGGGGCAGTAG
- a CDS encoding O-antigen ligase domain-containing protein, whose amino-acid sequence MDGDPRRGVLPGGAEAAGRPEAAGGRTDGPTGPAGPTVAPGLVGVVWGLLVLNTLGSAGARTIVPLPRSLIQMVTMGALVTAFALALVLNARLRIRASAFLLLLTLLLVPSLISSLRLESGFGALFRCTRLTLFVGTLWLLSRWWDGSLRFVRSHVRLYFVVLGSAAAGLLISPGAAMPELYGGRLVGALWPLTPPQIGQYAAVVIGLTVLLAIGRQADRLSATVIIVPSLVLLALTHTRTATIGLLVGLLLAIGSLVLTSAAARRFFVWTVACAVVAAVGFASALRAWFLRGQSQENFSSLTGRAKVWDALLAAPRTTAEKLFGTGLSDKSFGGLPIDNSWLAVYHEQGLTGITLVAALLLVLGGVALLRPPSLPRACAIFLISYCSISSYTEAGLGDASPYLLHLAVAASLLAAPGTGAAPPRRTPAIPRRRVPRWAQERR is encoded by the coding sequence ATGGACGGTGACCCGCGGCGCGGCGTACTGCCGGGAGGGGCGGAGGCGGCGGGCCGGCCGGAGGCGGCGGGCGGGCGAACCGACGGCCCGACGGGGCCGGCGGGGCCGACGGTCGCGCCGGGGCTCGTCGGCGTCGTGTGGGGGCTGCTGGTCCTCAACACGCTCGGCTCCGCCGGGGCGAGGACCATCGTCCCGCTGCCCCGCTCCCTCATCCAGATGGTCACCATGGGCGCGCTGGTCACCGCGTTCGCGCTGGCGCTCGTGCTCAACGCGCGGCTGCGCATCCGGGCCAGCGCCTTCCTGCTGCTGCTCACCCTGCTGCTGGTGCCGAGCCTGATCTCCAGCCTGCGGCTGGAGTCCGGGTTCGGCGCGCTGTTCCGGTGCACCAGGCTGACCCTGTTCGTCGGCACGCTGTGGCTGCTCAGCCGCTGGTGGGACGGGAGCCTGAGGTTCGTACGCAGCCACGTCCGGCTGTACTTCGTGGTGCTCGGCTCCGCCGCCGCCGGCCTGCTCATCTCGCCGGGCGCGGCCATGCCCGAGCTGTACGGCGGGCGGCTGGTCGGCGCGTTGTGGCCGCTGACACCGCCGCAGATCGGCCAGTACGCGGCGGTGGTCATCGGGCTCACCGTGCTGCTCGCCATCGGCCGGCAGGCCGACCGGCTCAGCGCGACGGTGATCATCGTGCCGTCCCTGGTCCTGCTCGCGCTGACGCACACCCGCACGGCCACCATCGGCCTGCTCGTCGGGTTGCTGCTGGCGATCGGCTCGCTCGTGCTGACCAGCGCCGCCGCCCGCCGGTTCTTCGTCTGGACGGTGGCGTGCGCCGTGGTCGCCGCGGTGGGGTTCGCCTCCGCGCTGCGGGCGTGGTTCCTGCGCGGGCAGAGCCAGGAGAACTTCTCCAGCCTCACCGGTCGGGCCAAGGTCTGGGACGCGCTGCTCGCGGCACCGCGCACGACGGCGGAGAAGCTGTTCGGCACGGGCCTGAGCGACAAGTCCTTCGGCGGGCTGCCGATCGACAACAGTTGGCTGGCCGTCTACCACGAGCAGGGACTGACCGGCATCACGCTGGTGGCGGCGCTGCTCCTGGTGCTCGGCGGCGTCGCGCTGCTGCGGCCACCGTCGCTGCCCAGGGCCTGCGCGATCTTCCTGATCAGCTACTGCTCGATCTCCTCGTACACCGAGGCCGGCCTCGGTGACGCGTCGCCGTACCTGCTGCACCTGGCCGTGGCCGCCTCACTGCTGGCGGCCCCCGGCACGGGCGCCGCCCCGCCCCGCCGGACGCCGGCGATCCCACGACGGCGCGTCCCGCGCTGGGCCCAGGAACGGAGGTGA